DNA from Thermoflexus sp.:
ACGATCGGGTTGGGGAGGTGGAGACGTCGGAGGAGCCCATTCATCTGCCCTCCCCCAGCCTGTGGCCGCTGATCCTGGCGGCCGGGTTGACGGTCTTCGCCCTGGGGCTGGTGACCCACTGGATCTTTATCCCCGTGGGCCTTCTTCTCTTCGCCCTGGGGCTCGTGCGCTGGGTCCAGCAGCCTCTGTTCCCGGAAGCCCACGGGACGTCATCGTGAGGGCCCAGGGGCTTCCCGGATCCAGCCCCAGGAGGGGAGGGAACCTGGATCTTTCCACCCGGAGTGGCGGAGGAGCAGACGATGGCCAGCCATCATCCAACGGTCGGATCCGAGATCGCGGTGGATAGCCGCAAGCTGGGGGTCTGGGTCTTCCTGGCCTCGGAGGTGATCTTCTTCGCCTCTCTGATCGTCTCCTACCTGGTGCTGCACAACCGGGTGACCAGCGGCCCCACCGCCCATGAGGCCCTCACCCTGACCATCCCCACCATCAACACGATGATCCTGCTCACCAGTAGCGTGGCGATGGTGCTGGCCCTGGCCCACCTGCGGGATGGAAACCGGCGGGCCTCCATCGCCTGGCTGCTCACCACGGCCTGGCTGGGCATTTGTTTTCTGATTCTGAAGGCGGTGGAATACAGCCAGCATCTCCATGAAGGCCTCACGCCCAGCGTCAACGTCTTCGGCTCCGCTTACTATACGGTCACCGGTTTCCACGCCGCGCACGTGGCCGTGGGGGTGATCTGGATCCTGAGCGTGGCCCTGGGGCTCCGCCGCCGCCTCTCGCCTCAGAACGATGTCCTGGTGGAGACGGTAGGGCTTTACTGGCACTTCGTGGATCTGGTGTGGGTGGCGATCTTCATGGTGGTGTATCTCCTGCGCTAAGGGAGGATCGGCCGTGAGGGGGACTTCCGTGAGCACCGATCGACCGGAAGGGACGGTGGGAGCCAAGGCCCATCGGCATCCGAACTACGTCCTGGTGGGGATCGTGTTGATCGTCCTCACGATCCTGGAGGTGAGCGTCATCCGCCTGCCGGTGCCTCAGCTGCCCTTCCTGCTGGGGTTCGCCATCGCCAAGGCCCTTCTGATCCTGATGTATTTCATGCACCTGAAATTCGACTCCCGACTCTACGCGGTGCTCTTCGCCTATCCCTGGCCGCTGGCGCTTCTGCTGGTGGGGATGCTGATCTGGGTGTATTTCGGGTTCCGGGCATAATGAAATGATGGGGTAAAAAAAGCGGGGGGCACCTGTAGGGTGCCCCCCGCTTTTTTTGCCGCCATGCCAGGGCCTTATTCCCCACCCCCGCCGACCGGGGCCGGGCGCGCCGGAGCGGCCCGCCAGCGATTGAAGGCCACCCATCCTTCATAGCCGATAAAGGCGGCGGCGATGAAGAGCAGAGCGGCCAGGATCAGCATCACGATGGAACCCACGATCGCCACCGGCTGGTTATTGGCGATGGAGGTCTGAAGGGCGAGGCGCTGGTTCCACAGGGTCACCAGAATGGCGGCCATGGTCGTGATATACATAAAGACCCCGGGCACACCCGCATACCATGCCGGCCGCCGCTCCGAGACCAGCCAGACGGTGACGATGAGCAGGGCCAGGCCAGCCATCAGCTGGTTGGCGGCGCCGAACAGCTGCCAGAGGTAGATCCAGGTCCCGGTGAGCACCAGGAAGGCCGCGAGGGCCATGGAGATGAGGCTGGCCACGTGCGGGTTCTTGAACACGGGCTGGGCCTCCCCCACCCATTCGCCCAGGGTCACCCGCATCAGCCGGAAGACCAGCTGGACCACGGTGATGACGATGACCACAAAGGCCGCAAAGCCCAGGGCGGTCCCGTAAGGCAGGAAAGCGGGGCCGAAGAGCTGGGAGAGCAGCGTGCCCACACCGCTGGCGAAGGCGGCAGCCCCCGCTCCCTTCCCCGGGATGGAGATCGCGATGAGGGAGAGCAGCCCCAGGGTGTTCTCGCCGAAGAGCATGGCCCCGCCGCCCACCGGGAGAGCATCGGTCTCATACTCCAGCTGCCGGGCCGTGCCCACCGAGCCGAAGAGGGCATGCCAGCCGGAGATCGCGCCGCAGGCGATGGTCACGAAGAGCATCGGCCACAGGGGTTGCAGATCCACTCGCCCGGGAGCCACAAATCCGGTAAAGGCAGGGAGCTTGAACGACACCGCGCTGGGGTTCGTGAAGAATCCGACGATGCCGCCCAGGTAGGAAAGCACGATCACGATCGCCGTGATCCAGAACCCCAGGTAGTTGACCGGCTGAGCGAAACGCCAGATCGGGAGGTTGGCCCCGAGATAGCAGAAAACGAATGTAAACAGCATCCAGAAGATGTAAGCAGGGGTCACACTGGCCGTGCCACCCTTGAACTGCTGGGCCGTCGGATCGAAGTATTGATAAAGCGGCTGCTTGCCGATGGCGGCGTTCAGGCCGTCAAACAGCTGGCCGACCGGCCCCTGCTGAGTGATCTTGCCCCCCTCTCCCACCACGGCCCCCCAGGGACCCAGCCCGATGGCGATCAGGGTGACGATCAGCGTGATAGCGGTGACCACGATCAGATCCATCTTCCACCGGTAAAGCATCTGGCCCATCAACAATCCCATCACGGCCAGGGTGATGATGCCCAGCGGAACACGGGGATCCAGCAAAACGCCAGCGATCAGGTTCACAAAGGCTCCAGCGATCAGCAACAGATAGAAGAAAATGAACACGAAGAGGAGGGTGCGGGTGCGGGGGCTGATCAGGCGGTAGGCGACGGCGCTCAGGGAGTTCCCGTCGTTGCGCACGGAGAGCATGATGGCGCTGTAGTCGCTGGCCCACCCGATGAAGGAGACCCCGAGGATCAGCCAGAGGAGGGCCGGCAGCCAGCCCCAGAGCACCCCGGCCGTGATCGGCCCCACGATCGGGCCCGCCGCGGCGATGGACTTGAAGTGATAGCCGATCAGGATGTTGCGGCTGGTGGGCACGAAATCGACGCCGTCCATATACATCCGGGCCGGGGTCGCCCGCTTCGGATCCGACTGGATGATCTCCCGGTCGATCCGCTTGGCGTAGAGGTTCCAGATCAGCAACTGGACGAGGATACCAATGATAATAACCCAGAAGGCGCTCATGGCTTTCCCTCCAGGATGAGATCAGAAAGTGGTGAAGCCTCGCCCGTGAGCACGCGCTGGGAAGCGCGGCCGCCCGATGACCGAAAGTCGAACATTTCCTCGCGCTCCGCTCACCTCCTTTCCTGGGGTAGAGGATCTGTGCCGTCGGACTCCCATGCGGGGAGGCCGGATGACCTCAAGGACCGGAAAAAGCCTTCCGGGATCGATTTGCCCCCCGCTCCCCGTCTCATGAAACGAACAGGCGACAGCCGGCATCTCAGGCTGTCGCCTGGGGGATTCCCAACCGCTGGGCGATGGCCGCCTCAGCCGCCGCGAAATCGCCGCCGGTGAACACCTGACCATCCACGATCACAGCCGGATAACGGCGGGCGCCATACCGAAGGGATTTCCACCAGCCTTCCATGGAGACGGCATCGATCACCTTCACGGCGATCCGGTCACAGTAAGTCGCCAGCAGGCGGGCGATCCAGGCCGCGAGATCCTGATAGGCCTTCTGGAGGTCCTCCGGCAGGCCCGAGGCGAGCTGCTCCGCGTGCAGGGCCTGACCGACGCCGGCCTGTTGCCAGACCAGCTCACAATGGAGGCAATGATAGAAAGCGGTGGGCGCGTACGCGATCACCTCAATCTGCAAGGGCCGGTCCATCCAAGGCCCCTCCGTTCCTCCGGGGGAATCCGAAACGCCCTTATTCACCCTCATTATAACTATAACAATCCGCTTATGTCAAGTTTTTGCCCCCCACATTGTTCATGAAAGCACTATATTGTTGTTTTTATCACAATGCGCCGAGGGGATTCAAGATGGGGTTTCATGCGGGGACTGGGGCGGCGCGAACCCGTTCTCGGAGCTGATGGGGAGGTGCTGGGTTCTCTCCGGCGTGCCATTCCGGGGACGGCGTTCAGGCTCTGCGGGATCCCTCGGGGTTCACCGGTCAATCCGGCTATCGGGTGAGATCGTTCCCTGTTCCGTTTGGGATTCTCATCGGGGTTTTGAGGCCTTGGGAGCTGGGCGGGATGATGGGTTATGCGCTCCGCCCGGAGAAGCGGTGACCTTGACGTCCCTCTTTCTCCTCACGTAAGATAGAGTCGAAAGCGGCTCCCTATCCCCGAGGGTGATGAGGAAGCCGGGCAGGTCGTCGAAAGCCGCCCTGGCCTCCCAACCCGGCTTCCCTAAGGGGAGGGTGCTCTTTTATCCCCTGTTCAAGCTCAATGGCGTGGGTCCCGGAGATTCCGTGTAAGGAGAAGCCCATGCGGGATTTCCTGTTTCGGGGTTCGCTAACGGAAGTGGATCCGGATGTGGCTGCCCTGATCCGCTATGAGCATGAACGTCAGATCCGCAAGCTGATCCTCATCCCCTCCGAGTCCTACGCCCCGGCGGCCGTCCGTGAAGCTCTGGGTTCGGTGTTCCAGAATATCTACGCCGAAGGCTATCCCCACGAGCGCACTCGAACCCAGACAGAAGCCGAGCTGCTGGATTATGAGGACCAGCTGGGGTTCTACCGGCGATACGGTGATCAGCGGTATTACAAGGGTGTAGAATACGCGGACATCGTGGAGGCTCTGGCCCGGCGCCGCTGCGCCGAGGCCTTCGCCACCCCGGAGATCCCCCCCGAGCGGATCTTCGTCAACGTCCAGCCTCTCTCGGGCGCCCCGGCCAACAACGCGGTCTATGAGGCGCTGCTTCAGCCTGGCGATACGGTGATGGGCATGTCCCTGGTCCACGGCGGCCATCTGACCCACGGCTCGCCGGTCAACCGCTCGGGCAAGCATTATCGCATTGTCTGGTATACGGTGGATCCCCAGACGGAGCTCCTGGATTATGACCAGATCCGTGAGCTGGCCCGACAGCACCGGCCGAAGATGATCATCGCCGGGTACACATCGTATCCGTGGGCACCGGACTGGAAGCGCTTCCGGGAGATCGCCGACGAGGTAGGGGCCTATCTCCTGGCGGATATCGCCCACACGGCCGGGATGGTGATCGCGGGCGCTTACCCCAACCCCCTGGGCTATGCCCACGTCGTCACCTTCACCACGCATAAGACGATCATGGGCCCGCGCGGGGCCTGTATCCTCACCACGGACCCCGACCTGGCGAAGCGGATCGATCGAGCGGTGTTCCCCGGCGAACAGGGTGGGCCGCACGTGAACGTTTTCGCCGCCCTGGCGGTGGCCTTCAAGCTGGCCCGCACGGAGGCGTTCCGCGAATTGCAGCATCAGATCGTGCGGAACGCCCAGGCCATGGCCCGGCGCCTCGCCGAACGGGGCCTGCGGATCCCTTACGGAGGCACCAATACCCATCTACTCCTGGTGGATTGCAAGTCGGTGCGGGGCCCGGACGGAACGCCTCTCATGGGCGATCCGGCCGCTCGGGTGCTGGACCTGGCCGGGATCGTGGTGAACCGCAACACGATCCCCGGGGACACCGGCGCGGGGGCCGCCAGCGGGATCCGTCTCGGGACTCCATGGATCACGCAGCGGGGGTTTCGGGAGGCGGAAGCGGAGGCCCTGGCGGACATCATCGCCGATGTGCTGTGGGCCTGCCGGCCGCACCGCTACTATGTGGGCCGCGACCTGGTTTACCGAACCAAGGTGGAATTCGATGTCCTGGAGGAGGCGAAACTCCGGGTGGCCGAGCTGGCCGCCCGGGCAGGCGCCGATGTGGAGCTGCCGAGGAGCGGCTATCCCCATTACTGGTTCCTCACCGATCGTCTCCCCGCGGCGGAAGGGAAGGCCGTGCTGGAGATCGAGGGGGATCGGGCCGCGGAGTTCCTGGACGCCGCCCTGACCCAGCAAGTGGTGGGTCTGAAGGCCCATGAGGGGGCTCCGACTTTCGTGCTGGAAGCGGACGGCCGGATCATGAGCCCCGCCTATGTGATCCGGGATGGCCCGGATGCCTTCCGGCTGGTGATCCCCGAGGAGCGGGCGGGGCGGGTCGCGGCGTGGCTGCGGGATCTCTCGGATGGTTACGTGCGTTTCGATGAGGATATCTGGGCGAAGCTCCCCGGCCCCCTGCGGGTGCGGGAGATCCCGGCAGAGGATCCGCGGGCGGCCTCGGCCCGCGCGCAGGCGCGCTTCCCGCAGGATCTGGCCGAGGCCGCCGCTGTGGCGCCGCACAAGCCTTTCTTTATCGGCTATCGGACGGTGGATTCGGTGCATCGCGACCGCCTGGGATCGTTGCCGGCCTTCTCCTACGCGGAGCCCGAAGGCGCGCCCCTCAAGCGGACGTCCCTCTACGAGCTGCACCGGGAGCTGGGGGCGAAGATGATCCCCTTCGCCGGCTGGGAGATGCCGGTCTGGTATACCAGCGTGAGCGAGGAACACCGGGCGGTCCGCACCGCCGCCGGCCTCTTCGATGTCTCCCATATGGGCGTTCTGGAGGTCAGCGGGCCCGGCGCTCGCGCCTTCCTGGAGCGGGTGACCACCAACGACGTGATGGCCCTTCGAGTCGGGGAATCCCAATACACGTATCTCCTGGATCCCGACGGGCATGTGCTGGATGATCTGATCATCTACGCCCTGGCGCCGGACCGGTATATGCTGGTGGTCAACGCGGCCAATAACGATCGGGACTGGGCCTGGCTGAACGCCGTGGCCCGGGGCGAGGTCCAGATCGATCGGGAGCGCCCATGGGCGATGCTCACGGATGAGGTGATCCTGCGGGATCTGCGGGACCGCCGCTGGGGGGAGGATTGCCGGGTGGATATCGCCCTTCAAGGCCCCCAGGCGCTGAAGATCCTCCAGTCCCTGGCGGATGGAGGGACCGGA
Protein-coding regions in this window:
- a CDS encoding cytochrome c oxidase subunit 3, encoding MAEEQTMASHHPTVGSEIAVDSRKLGVWVFLASEVIFFASLIVSYLVLHNRVTSGPTAHEALTLTIPTINTMILLTSSVAMVLALAHLRDGNRRASIAWLLTTAWLGICFLILKAVEYSQHLHEGLTPSVNVFGSAYYTVTGFHAAHVAVGVIWILSVALGLRRRLSPQNDVLVETVGLYWHFVDLVWVAIFMVVYLLR
- a CDS encoding cytochrome C oxidase subunit IV family protein; amino-acid sequence: MRGTSVSTDRPEGTVGAKAHRHPNYVLVGIVLIVLTILEVSVIRLPVPQLPFLLGFAIAKALLILMYFMHLKFDSRLYAVLFAYPWPLALLLVGMLIWVYFGFRA
- a CDS encoding carbon starvation protein A; this encodes MSAFWVIIIGILVQLLIWNLYAKRIDREIIQSDPKRATPARMYMDGVDFVPTSRNILIGYHFKSIAAAGPIVGPITAGVLWGWLPALLWLILGVSFIGWASDYSAIMLSVRNDGNSLSAVAYRLISPRTRTLLFVFIFFYLLLIAGAFVNLIAGVLLDPRVPLGIITLAVMGLLMGQMLYRWKMDLIVVTAITLIVTLIAIGLGPWGAVVGEGGKITQQGPVGQLFDGLNAAIGKQPLYQYFDPTAQQFKGGTASVTPAYIFWMLFTFVFCYLGANLPIWRFAQPVNYLGFWITAIVIVLSYLGGIVGFFTNPSAVSFKLPAFTGFVAPGRVDLQPLWPMLFVTIACGAISGWHALFGSVGTARQLEYETDALPVGGGAMLFGENTLGLLSLIAISIPGKGAGAAAFASGVGTLLSQLFGPAFLPYGTALGFAAFVVIVITVVQLVFRLMRVTLGEWVGEAQPVFKNPHVASLISMALAAFLVLTGTWIYLWQLFGAANQLMAGLALLIVTVWLVSERRPAWYAGVPGVFMYITTMAAILVTLWNQRLALQTSIANNQPVAIVGSIVMLILAALLFIAAAFIGYEGWVAFNRWRAAPARPAPVGGGGE
- the gcvT gene encoding glycine cleavage system aminomethyltransferase GcvT; this encodes MLEIEGDRAAEFLDAALTQQVVGLKAHEGAPTFVLEADGRIMSPAYVIRDGPDAFRLVIPEERAGRVAAWLRDLSDGYVRFDEDIWAKLPGPLRVREIPAEDPRAASARAQARFPQDLAEAAAVAPHKPFFIGYRTVDSVHRDRLGSLPAFSYAEPEGAPLKRTSLYELHRELGAKMIPFAGWEMPVWYTSVSEEHRAVRTAAGLFDVSHMGVLEVSGPGARAFLERVTTNDVMALRVGESQYTYLLDPDGHVLDDLIIYALAPDRYMLVVNAANNDRDWAWLNAVARGEVQIDRERPWAMLTDEVILRDLRDRRWGEDCRVDIALQGPQALKILQSLADGGTGARLAALQRGQVLRAEIRGFDLIISRTGYTGERIGYELFVHPERAPALFELLLDAGKPFGLKPCGLGARDSTRTEAGLPLYGHELAGPFDLTPGDAGFAPFVKLYKPFFIGRKAYMAREAKRTMEVVRFRIVEKGVRLPKLGDAVVDRRGRVIGYVTSCAMDTEGLLTGMAWIERSHGAEGTPIGIVVGSGSLPERPKVGDRLIVPIPAEVVSRFMSR